The genomic DNA TGCCGAGCGGGTTGAGCACGACGTCGACCGGGGTGCCGTCCGCGAGGAACGGCATGTCCTCGACGGGCAGGATCTTCGAGATGACGCCCTTGTTGCCGTGGCGGCCGGCGAGCTTGTCGCCCTCGGTGATCTTGCGCTTCTGGGCGATGTAGACGACCACGCGCTGATTGACGCCCGAGCCGAGCTCGTCGTCGCCGTCCTGCGCGTCGAACACCTTGACGCCGATGATCGTGCCCTGCTCGCCGTGCGGCACCTTCAGCGACGTGTCGCGCACCTCGCGGCTCTTCTCGTTGAAGATCGCGCGGAGCAGTCGCTCTTCGGCGCTCAGCTCGGTCTCGCCCTTCGGCGTGACCTTGCCGACCAGGATGTCGCCGGGGCGGACCTCGGCGCCGATGCGGATGATGCCGCGCTCGTCGAGGTCGGCCAGCAGGTCGGGGCTGACGTTGGGGAGATCACGGGTGATCTCCTCCTTGCCGAGCTTCGTGTCGCGGGCGTCGACCTCGTACTCCTCGATGTGGATCGACGAGAGCACGTCGTCCTTCACGAGGTTCTGGCTGAGGATGATCGCGTCCTCGAAGTTGTGACCCTCCCACGGCATGAACGCGACGAGCAGGTTCTTGCCGAGCGCGAGCTCGCCGTTGTCGGTCGCGGGACCGTCGGCGATGACCTCGCCGACCTCGATGCGCTCACCGGCGTTCACGACGACGCGGTTGTTGTACGACGTGCCCTGGTTCGAGCGGTCGAACTTGCGCAGGTAGTAGGTCTGCGTGCCGCCCTCGTCGAGCTGGATGGTGACGGCGTCGGCCGAGACCTCGGCGACCACACCGGCCTTGTCGGCGGTGATCACGTCGCCGGCGTCGATCGCGGCGTAGCCCTCCATACCCGTGCCGACGACCGGCGAGTCGCTGCGCAGCAGCGGCACCGCCTGACGCTGCATGTTCGCACCCATGAGGGCGCGGTTCGCGTCGTCGTGCTCGAGGAACGGGATGAGGCTCGTCGCGACCGAGACCATCTGGCGCGGCGAGACATCCATGTAGCCGATCTCGTCGGCCGGGAACAGGTCGACCTCGCCGCCCTTCTTGCGGGCGAGGACGCGGTCCTCCTGGAAGTGGCCGTCGGCCTTCAGCGGCGCGTTGGCCTGGGCGACGATGAAGTCGTCCTCTTCCGCGGCGGTGAGGTAGTCGATCTGGTCGGTGACCTTGCCGTTCACCACGCGACGGTACGGCGTCTCGATGAAGCCGAACGAGTTGATGCGCGCGAACGACGCGAGCGAGCCGATGAGGCCGATGTTCGGGCCTTCCGGCGTCTCGATCGGGCACATGCGGCCGTAGTGCGACGGGTGGACGTCGCGGACCTCGACGCCCGCGCGGTCGCGGGACAGACCACCGGGGCCCAGCGCCGACAGGCGGCGCTTGTGGGTGAGGCCGGCCAGCGGGTTGTTCTGGTCCATGAACTGCGACAGCTGCGAGGTGCCGAAGAACTCCTTGATCGCCGCGACGACGGGTCGCACGTTGATCAGGGTCTGCGGCGTGATCGCCTCGATGTCCTGCGTGGTCATGCGCTCGCGGACCACGCGCTCCATGCGCGAGAGACCGGTGCGGACCTGGTTCTGGATCAGCTCGCCCACCGCGCGGATGCGACGGTTGCCGAAGTTGTCGATGTCGTCGACGTCGAGACGGATCTCGACGTCCTTGCCGTTGCGACGGCCCGGCAGGGTCGCCTTGCCCTCGTGCAGCGCGGTGAGGTACTTGATCGTGGCGACGATGTCCTGCACGGTGAGCACCGAGTCCGTCAGCGGGGCCTCGAGGCCGAGCTTCTGGTTGATCTTGTACCGGCCGACCTTCGCGAGGTCGTAGCGCTTCGGGTTGAAGTAGAAGTTGTCGAGCAGCGCGCGCGCCGCCTCGGTCGCCACCTGCTCGCCCGGGCGGAGCTTGCGGTAGATGTCCTTCAGCGCCTCTTCCTTCGTGAGGATGTTGTCCTTCTCGAGGGTGAGGGCGATCGACTCGTAGCCGGCGAACTCCTCGAGGATCTCCTCCGAGGT from Agromyces larvae includes the following:
- the rpoB gene encoding DNA-directed RNA polymerase subunit beta; translated protein: MAAARNASTPTQKNGRGASRLSFAKVTDTLTVPDLLALQTESFDWLVGNEAWRARVEAAIEEGRQDLPEATGLEEIFEEISPIEDLGETMQLSFSNPELEPEKYTIEECKEKGKTYSAPLYVNAEFMNHLTGEIKTQTVFMGDFPLMTPKGTFVINGTERVVVSQLVRSPGVYFERTPDKTSDKDIYSARVIPSRGAWLEFEIDKRDQVGVRIDRKRKQSVTVFLKALGLTSEEILEEFAGYESIALTLEKDNILTKEEALKDIYRKLRPGEQVATEAARALLDNFYFNPKRYDLAKVGRYKINQKLGLEAPLTDSVLTVQDIVATIKYLTALHEGKATLPGRRNGKDVEIRLDVDDIDNFGNRRIRAVGELIQNQVRTGLSRMERVVRERMTTQDIEAITPQTLINVRPVVAAIKEFFGTSQLSQFMDQNNPLAGLTHKRRLSALGPGGLSRDRAGVEVRDVHPSHYGRMCPIETPEGPNIGLIGSLASFARINSFGFIETPYRRVVNGKVTDQIDYLTAAEEDDFIVAQANAPLKADGHFQEDRVLARKKGGEVDLFPADEIGYMDVSPRQMVSVATSLIPFLEHDDANRALMGANMQRQAVPLLRSDSPVVGTGMEGYAAIDAGDVITADKAGVVAEVSADAVTIQLDEGGTQTYYLRKFDRSNQGTSYNNRVVVNAGERIEVGEVIADGPATDNGELALGKNLLVAFMPWEGHNFEDAIILSQNLVKDDVLSSIHIEEYEVDARDTKLGKEEITRDLPNVSPDLLADLDERGIIRIGAEVRPGDILVGKVTPKGETELSAEERLLRAIFNEKSREVRDTSLKVPHGEQGTIIGVKVFDAQDGDDELGSGVNQRVVVYIAQKRKITEGDKLAGRHGNKGVISKILPVEDMPFLADGTPVDVVLNPLGIPGRMNFGQVLETHLGWVAKQGWKVEGNPAWAKRLPKAAHEAAPNTKVATPVFDGALEAEIAGLLDSTLPNRDGERLIDSSGKTQLFDGRSGEPFPYPVSVGYMYILKLHHLVDDKIHARSTGPYSMITQQPLGGKAQFGGQRFGEMEVWALEAYGAAYALQELLTIKSDDILGRVKVYEAIVKGENIQEPGIPESFKVLMKEMQSLCLNVEVLSADGTAVSLRDTDDEAFRAAEELGINISARFESSNIDEI